One part of the Pecten maximus chromosome 1, xPecMax1.1, whole genome shotgun sequence genome encodes these proteins:
- the LOC117337213 gene encoding uncharacterized protein LOC117337213 isoform X1 codes for MNSWHILRIPGKLPHFYCIRTVQCVRKLFSTQVNEVMSSSGESQDVYKSVMRKVPQPVVVVTTSEYDILNNRWLKRGITCTSFNSVSFEPAVVSICLKHPSRMQDLLLRTQHFAVHVLARDQVKYGVHFSQPVKEDVCQFTSVPHQIGEEGLPLISGCSAVLECTAKSVHTVGDHHVWYGDVCNAVLNHSTPDPLLYFIRSFRSVGDEIFLKAFEDATLPFEDWTHEAHLRMAWNYIMELGKDGATPHIIEGIKHFNEQNIDKVKFGYHETITRFYISVVTDAILRSDEDLQFENFISSHTYLLDRNLPSQYYSKDRLFCPEARKKFVSPDIRPLPC; via the exons ATGAACTCCTGGCATATTCTTAGGATACCAGGCAAATTGCCACATTTCTACTGTATACGTACGGTACAATGTGTTCGCAAATTATTCTCAACAC AAGTCAATGAGGTTATGTCCTCATCAGGAGAGTCACAAGATGTTTACAAGAGTGTTATGAGGAAGGTGCCACAACCAG TGGTGGTTGTAACAACATCCGAGTATGATATCCTGAACAACAGATGGCTGAAGAGAGGAATAACATGTACCTCCTTCAACAGTGTTTCCTTTGAACCAGCGGTGGTGTCCATATGTTTAAAACATCCAAG TCGAATGCAGGATCTTTTATTGAGGACTCAACATTTTGCTGTCCATGTTCTTGCCAGGGACCAG GTAAAGTATGGTGTACATTTTTCTCAACCAGTCAAAGAGGATGTTTGCCAGTTCACCAGTGTACCTCACCAGATAGGCGAAGAG GGTCTGCCTCTAATATCTGGATGTTCAGCGGTTTTAGAATGTACAGCTAAGTCTGTCCACACCGTCGGCGACCATCATGTATGGTACGGAGATGTGTGTAATGCTGTATTGAATCATAGCACGCCTGATCCTCTGCTGTACTTTATCAG GTCATTTAGGTCTGTTGGAGACGAGATATTTTTGAAGGCATTTGAGGATGCTACATTGCCCTTTGAGGACTGGACTCATGAGGCACATCTTAGAATGGCTTGGAATTACATCATGGAGCTTGGCAAAGATGGAGCCACACCCCATATAAT AGAAGGAATTAAGCATTTTAATGAACAAAACATAGATAAG GTGAAGTTTGGTTACCATGAAACCATCACTAGGTTTTACATATCTGTGGTAACAGACGCCATTCTAAGGAGTGATGAAGACCTTCAATTTGAAAACTTCATCTCCTCACATACCTACCTCCTCGACAGGAACCTCCCCTCGCAATACTACTCAAAAGACAGACTGTTTTGTCCAGAAGCACGTAAAAA ATTTGTTTCACCAGATATACGACCGTTGCCATGCTGA
- the LOC117337213 gene encoding flavin reductase (NADH)-like isoform X2, whose translation MSSSGESQDVYKSVMRKVPQPVVVVTTSEYDILNNRWLKRGITCTSFNSVSFEPAVVSICLKHPSRMQDLLLRTQHFAVHVLARDQVKYGVHFSQPVKEDVCQFTSVPHQIGEEGLPLISGCSAVLECTAKSVHTVGDHHVWYGDVCNAVLNHSTPDPLLYFIRSFRSVGDEIFLKAFEDATLPFEDWTHEAHLRMAWNYIMELGKDGATPHIIEGIKHFNEQNIDKVKFGYHETITRFYISVVTDAILRSDEDLQFENFISSHTYLLDRNLPSQYYSKDRLFCPEARKKFVSPDIRPLPC comes from the exons ATGTCCTCATCAGGAGAGTCACAAGATGTTTACAAGAGTGTTATGAGGAAGGTGCCACAACCAG TGGTGGTTGTAACAACATCCGAGTATGATATCCTGAACAACAGATGGCTGAAGAGAGGAATAACATGTACCTCCTTCAACAGTGTTTCCTTTGAACCAGCGGTGGTGTCCATATGTTTAAAACATCCAAG TCGAATGCAGGATCTTTTATTGAGGACTCAACATTTTGCTGTCCATGTTCTTGCCAGGGACCAG GTAAAGTATGGTGTACATTTTTCTCAACCAGTCAAAGAGGATGTTTGCCAGTTCACCAGTGTACCTCACCAGATAGGCGAAGAG GGTCTGCCTCTAATATCTGGATGTTCAGCGGTTTTAGAATGTACAGCTAAGTCTGTCCACACCGTCGGCGACCATCATGTATGGTACGGAGATGTGTGTAATGCTGTATTGAATCATAGCACGCCTGATCCTCTGCTGTACTTTATCAG GTCATTTAGGTCTGTTGGAGACGAGATATTTTTGAAGGCATTTGAGGATGCTACATTGCCCTTTGAGGACTGGACTCATGAGGCACATCTTAGAATGGCTTGGAATTACATCATGGAGCTTGGCAAAGATGGAGCCACACCCCATATAAT AGAAGGAATTAAGCATTTTAATGAACAAAACATAGATAAG GTGAAGTTTGGTTACCATGAAACCATCACTAGGTTTTACATATCTGTGGTAACAGACGCCATTCTAAGGAGTGATGAAGACCTTCAATTTGAAAACTTCATCTCCTCACATACCTACCTCCTCGACAGGAACCTCCCCTCGCAATACTACTCAAAAGACAGACTGTTTTGTCCAGAAGCACGTAAAAA ATTTGTTTCACCAGATATACGACCGTTGCCATGCTGA
- the LOC117337224 gene encoding rRNA methyltransferase 2, mitochondrial-like, with protein sequence MTFTLVYGIRCGFCKQVKHVYRSFTTSQTNYKVTVKKLKGKSSGSQKWLTQQLNDPYVKRAKLENWRCRSAFKLLEIDEKHKILRPGNVVIDCGAAPGSWCQVAAKKVNSSKSEPNRPVGTVIGVDLLHIEPLDGVTFFPKSDFTNKDVQKSILESLGGKKVHVVLSDMAPKSSDARQLDHELSVELCASVLRFSVGVLRHGGHLLCKLWMGPEQDKLQRALDRMFTTVRVVKPPASRTSSSEIYYLAKDFRGVPSEKSKTFSKTTPEVCNDND encoded by the exons ATGACATTCACACTTGTGTATGGAATTAGATGCGGTTTTTGTAAACAAGTTAAGCATGTGTACAGATCTTTCACAACGTCACAGACAAACTACAAAGTGACAGTAAAAAAGCTGAAGGGCAAGAGCTCTGGATCACAAAAATGGCTGACACAACAACTCAACGATCCGTACGTGAAACGTGCTAAGTTGGAAAATTGGAGGTGTCGGAGTGCCTTTAAATTGCTGGAAATTGAcgaaaaacataaaatattgagACCTGGAAACGTTGTGATTGATTGTGGGGCTGCGCCTGGATCGTGGTGTCAAGTCGCCGCCAAGAAAGTGAATTCATCAAAAAGTG AGCCTAATCGACCTGTTGGAACAGTTATAGGAGTGGACCTTCTACACATTGAACCATTAGATGGAGTTACATTCTTTCCAAAGTCTGACTTCACAAATAAAGACGTCCAGAAATCCATACTTGAAAGTCTTGGCGGGAAAAAAGTGCACGTGGTTTTAAGTGACATGGCGCCAAAATCTTCCGACGCTAGACAATTAGATCACGAACTAAGCGTGGAGCTCTGTGCTTCCGTTCTGAGATTTTCTGTGGGAGTTCTCAGACATGGCGGTCAtttgttatgcaaattatgGATGGGGCCGGAACAGGACAAACTACAGCGGGCGCTTGACCGGATGTTTACGACTGTCAGAGTGGTCAAACCTCCAGCCAGTCGAACCAGCTCCTCCGAAATATATTACCTAGCTAAGGACTTTAGAGGCGTGCCTTCGGAGAAGTCGAAGACTTTCAGTAAAACCACACCGGAAGTGTGCAACGACAACGATTGA